AGATCAAGAAGAAAACCGCCAACACCCCGGAAGTGGTCCGCCTGCGCCAGGCAAACCCCTTCGACAAGTTCCAGCTGGGCCTGCGCCAGATATGGTTTGCAACAGCGAGCTGTGACAGAGCTATGACAGGCGCTGTGAAAACCCGAACGGTATCACGACAAATTGCGACAAGGATCGCGCCATTTTATGCAGCCAGGGAGGCAACATGAAATATCAGCCGCCCTGCACCATTACCCCTGAGATCCTGAACCGGGCCGCCGCTATCAGCGAGGCCATCGGGCGGTTGACCGTGCTCACTGACCAGGCGAGAGCCTTGCGGCTGTGGCGCATCAATCGTGTCCGCACCATCCACGGCTCGCTGGCCATCGAGGGCAACACCCTGAGCGAAGCGCAGATCAACGCGATTCTGGACGGCAAACGGGTGATCGCCCCGCCCCGCGAGGTGCAGGAGGTGAAAACGCTCTGGCCGCTTACGACCGGTTCGATACCTGGAAGCCCGAAGCGGAAAAGGACCTGCTGGAGGCGCATCGGATTCTAATGTTCGGCCTGATCGACGAGGCGGGTGTGTATCGGCATGGCAGCGTCGGAGTGATGGCAGGCCAGCAGGTGATTCACATGGCACCGCCCGCCGACCGCGTGCCGCAGCTGATGGCAGACCTGTTCGGCTGGCTGGCCGCCACCGATGCCCACCCGCTCATCGCCAGCACGGTCTTTCACTACGAATTCGAATTCATCCACCCCTTCGCCGATGGCAACGGCCGCATGGGGCGGCTGTGGCAGAGCCTGATTCTCGCCCGCTGGAATCCCCTGTTCGCCGATATCCCGGTGGAAAGCCTGATCTTTGAGCACCAAGCCGAGTATTACCAGCACCTTCAGGAGAGCACCCGCCAGACCGACTCCGCGCCGTTCATCTCCTTCATGCTGCGGATGATCCTGGATACCGTGACCACCTCGACCCCGGAAGTTGCACCGGAAGTTACCTCGGAAGTCAGACTAATTTCGGTCCTTACCGGAGAAATGACCCGGCAACAGCTCAAAGAGGTGCTTGGGCTGAAAGACGATGAGCATTTCCGCAAGGCCTATGTGCTCCCCGCTTTGGAGGCCGGTCTGATTGAAATGACCATCCCCGATAAGCCGCGCAGCAGCAAGCAGAAATACCGACTGACCGACAAGGGCCGTCAGGTGATGGCCCAACATGGCGGTGGATAACTTGCGATAAACTCGCGACATGGCTTGTGACAATCCGGCCATGGCATATCAAGTCGATGGAGATGTTCAAAAGAGATGGAATCGAGTGGCGAACAAGATGAACTGCGTCGGCTGCGCGAGGAGAACGCCCGCCTCAAGGATTTGCTGACCCAGCACGGTATAGCCCGGGAAGAACCGACCGCCCCTTCACTCATTCCCGCCACAACAGAATCCGTACCAGCCCCAACCCATTTCACCACTGACGACAAGATCGCCTTGTTCCGCCGCCTGTTACGTGGCGCGAGGATGTCTTCCCCCAGTGCTGGGAGTCGGCCAAGGGCACATCCGGCTATTCACCGGCCTGTGGTAATGAGTGGAAGCCCGGCGTCTGCCAAAAGCCCCGGGTGAAATGCGGCGACTGCAACCAGCGCCAGTTGCTGCCGGAGACCGATCAGGTGATCTATGACCATTTGGCCGGAAAACAGACCATCGGTGTCTATACGCTTCTGTCAGATGAAAGCTGCTATTTTCTCGCGGCTGACTTCGATGAGGCCGACTGGCGGGAGGATGCCAAGGCTTTCATGCAATCCTGCCGGAAACTCGGCATTCCGGCGGCGCTGGAGATTTCCCGCTCCGGCAACGGCGCTCACGCCTGGATCTTTTTTGCCGAACCGGTTCTGGCCCGCGAGGCCCGGCAGCTCGGGGCCGCACTGATCAGCCACACCTGCGACCGTA
This genomic interval from Desulfobacteraceae bacterium contains the following:
- a CDS encoding Fic family protein, with amino-acid sequence MEAHRILMFGLIDEAGVYRHGSVGVMAGQQVIHMAPPADRVPQLMADLFGWLAATDAHPLIASTVFHYEFEFIHPFADGNGRMGRLWQSLILARWNPLFADIPVESLIFEHQAEYYQHLQESTRQTDSAPFISFMLRMILDTVTTSTPEVAPEVTSEVRLISVLTGEMTRQQLKEVLGLKDDEHFRKAYVLPALEAGLIEMTIPDKPRSSKQKYRLTDKGRQVMAQHGGG
- a CDS encoding helicase produces the protein MKCGDCNQRQLLPETDQVIYDHLAGKQTIGVYTLLSDESCYFLAADFDEADWREDAKAFMQSCRKLGIPAALEISRSGNGAHAWIFFAEPVLAREARQLGAALISHTCDR